The region GGATCTTCTGCGATTTCATCCAGCGCCTGACCGATCGCGCGGACAAGGAGCCCGCGACCGTCGTCCTCGACGACATGATGGAGGCGATCCACTACGAAGCGTACCTGTACGACGCATACGACGAACGGCAAGCGCAGACGAAGTGGCAGAACGTGCTCGAATTCCTTGAATGGCTGAAGCGCAAGGGAACGAAGCCGGAGGCCGAGCAGGCGGTGGACGGCGAGGCCGAAGGGTTCCACAACGCGGACGGCCTCGCCGATACCGGCAAGAACCTGCTCGGGCTGATCCAGACGGTCGCGCTGATGTCGATGCTCGAGGGCAAGGAAGAGGATCCGGACGCGGTGCGGCTGTCGACCGTGCATGCGTCGAAGGGGCTCGAGTATCCGCACGTGTTCCTGGTCGGCGTCGAGGAAGGGATCATGCCGCACAGCGGCGGCAGCGACGACGGCCCGATCGACGACGAGCGGATCGAGGAAGAGCGGATCGAGGAAGAGCGCCGGCTGATGTACGTCGCGATCACGCGCGCGCAGCGCAGCCTGCATCTGAACTGGTGCAAGAAGCGCAAGCGGGCGCGCGAGACGATCGTCTGCGAACAGTCGCGCTTCATCGCGGAGATGGGGCTCGACGAGGCGCCGCCGCCTACGCCGGAAGAGGCGCCGATGACGCCGAAGGATCGCCTCGCGAGCCTGAAGGCGCTGCTGCAGAAGTGACGCGGGCCGGGGGCCGCGCGATCGCGCCGGCCGCCACCGGCCGGCTCGGCCCATTGCGCTCGGCCGGCGTTGCGGTTGGACCTTGCCGCGCGGCGGCATGCTCACGTCGGCAGCCTCGACGCGGTGCGGTGCGTCCGGACGCGCGGCTACGTGACGAGCGGCCGAGGCCCGGGATTGCCCCGACCGCGTTTCGAATGCCGGGAGAAAAGGCGGATTGGCCGATGCGCGGCTGTTTTCGATGGCCGGCTGCTGCAAAGCGAAAACCCCCGCATTGCTTGCGCGGCGCGGGGGTTTTTCGTTCGCCGTGTGGGCGGGGCGGGTTACTTGGCGGCGTTGACCATATAGTCGACGGCCGCCTTCACGTCGGCATCCGACGCGTTCGAGCCGCCCTTCGGCGGCATCGCGCCCTTGCCGTGCAGCGCGAAGTTGTAGACGGTATCCATCGAGTCCTTCAGGCGCGGGGCCCAGTCGGCCTTGTTGCCGAATTTCGGCGCGTTCAGCACGCCGGTGGCATGGCAGGCCTGGCACGTCGATTCGTACAGCGCCTTGCCGGCCGACGCCGAGCTTTCCGCGTTCGCGCCGGCCGCGGGTGCTTCGCCGGCTTTCGGCAGCGCGGCGATTGCGGCCATTGCGGCGGCGGCCTGCGAGTTGGCCGCCGCATCGGATGCGCCCGGCGCGGATGCGGCGGCGGCACCCGATGCGGGCGCGGCGTTCGCGGCGGGCTGGGCCGGCTCGGCGAACTTCGCGCCGCCCTGATTCGCCATATAGACGACTGCGCGCGCGATTTCGTAATCGCTATAGTCGTCGGGGTTCGTGCCGCCGCGCGGGGGCATCGCGCCCTTGCCGGTCAGCGCGAGATGCAGGACTTCGTCATAGCCGGCTGCGATGCGCGGCGCCCAGGCGGCGGCGTCGCCGAATTTCGGCGCCCCGGCGGCGCCGGTGCCGTGACAGGTGACGCAGACGGCCTTGTAGACTTCCTCACCGGTTTTGTAGACGCGCGGTGCGTTGGCGTCCTTGATATCGACCTGCGCGAGCGGGGCGATGCGTTTTGCGACAGCTTCGTCGGAGAGGCCGTCGGTGCCGGCGCCGGTGCGGAACGCGTGGTTGGCGTAGGTGGCGAACAGGACGATGATCGCGATGGGGATCACGAATGAGGCGATGACAACTGCGATGAGTTGCCCGGGGGTTTTGATGGGGGCTCCGTGGGGTGCTTCGCTCATGCTTGCCTCGTCTCCATGAATAGGAATTGTGAGCGGTACGGCAATGAATGGCTGCGGGTGAAGCTCGGACGATTATAGACGGAACGTTTACATGGCGGCGAGCGATCAGCCGGCGCGTGTTTACCCGCACGTCGGAGGGGCTCGGCACGCGTGGCGGGGCGATGAGGGAAGGCGGCTGGACGGATGCGGGAGCGCGGTGGACGCTCCTGCGGAAACAAGGTATGCTTGCGGTCTTGCTATGCGTTGCGGCTATCTAGGGGCGCAACGTATCCGTAAGCGCCCGTAGCTCAATGGATAGAGTACTGCCCTCCGAAGGCAGGGGTTGCTGGTTCGATCCCAGCCGGGCGCGCCAAGCCAGATAAGGCTTTCAGCGGTTTCGCTACGTCATCGTTTCTCCCTACTTCAGTGAAATTTCAGTCAGCCGGCGGCGACCTTCGGCGTTTCGGCCGACGCTGACGCCAGTTCGATTACCTCGGCCGTTCGCAGATGCGGCTGCACCCAACGCGCAAGGTGATCGGCTGACAGATGCGCGTAGCGCTGCACCATCTCCAACGTTTCCCAGCCGCCGAGCTCCTTGAGCACCTGCAACGGCGTGCCGCGCTGCACATGCCAGCTCGCCCAGGTGTGCCGCAGATCGTGCCAGCGAAAATCGCGAATGCCCGCTCGCTTCAGTGCCTTTCGCCATGCCGCCGTAT is a window of Burkholderia mallei ATCC 23344 DNA encoding:
- a CDS encoding c-type cytochrome is translated as MSEAPHGAPIKTPGQLIAVVIASFVIPIAIIVLFATYANHAFRTGAGTDGLSDEAVAKRIAPLAQVDIKDANAPRVYKTGEEVYKAVCVTCHGTGAAGAPKFGDAAAWAPRIAAGYDEVLHLALTGKGAMPPRGGTNPDDYSDYEIARAVVYMANQGGAKFAEPAQPAANAAPASGAAAASAPGASDAAANSQAAAAMAAIAALPKAGEAPAAGANAESSASAGKALYESTCQACHATGVLNAPKFGNKADWAPRLKDSMDTVYNFALHGKGAMPPKGGSNASDADVKAAVDYMVNAAK